From the Cardiocondyla obscurior isolate alpha-2009 linkage group LG08, Cobs3.1, whole genome shotgun sequence genome, the window CTATTTTGGAGCACCACTGACAAGCAATCTTGGACTGGAGTGGCGAAGGAATAATTATCCAACAACGACGAATGACGCTATAATGAATCACATGGCTGTTTCTCTACCTAATCATCCTATACCTTCCATTCCTACAGGAATTGCAAGCAACAGACATACCGACGAGACAGAAGATCAAGACgtgaaaattgtattattacaaTTGCAATACTATTAAATTAGTACACGTTAGAACAATAACTAAtgtcgttaaatttttttaggagAAGGTGGtaagaaaaaataagcaaAAGAAGCTGGTATCTCAAAGTTATGTCAGTAAACCGTGGAACAGAGAAGACGCGGAGAAGGCtctaaaaattgaaaatgaaTATAACATGAAGAATAAAGTAAATGCTCAAagcttaataattaaatttcccgATACGGATTTAGATAAAGATATTGTTGGCAAGTTTCATCCGGACATATTAAACATACATTTTCAAAATCCTTGTGGGCCAAGATATTGCTTTATTCAAATGGCAGAAGATGTAGACATTGACGAAGCGATAAAAGAACTGGAGGAAATTAAGTTTGGAGTTGGACATCTGAAAGTCGAGAAAAAGTCATTGAGAGACGAGGATAATCCAGAAGAAATAGATCCTTATACATTGTTCATAGGAAATCTTCCTGAATCTGTTAAaacgagcgaaataaaaagtaaatttccTAAGGCGCAAGATGAAGAAAcacgaaaaatgaaaaatactCGGTGAGTTATACTTTAATAGCTCGTTTTgctgtacatatttttataacaaattatatttttacgtcttGTTACAGAAATATTCTTATGAGGTATAATAGCGTAGACGATGCGATATCAGATTACAAACAAGCGTATGGTTTAATGTgggataaaagaaatattaacgttAGATTTAGACGAAAAAGAGGTAACACTTGTCTTCCCGAAGATCCTAAACACGACGTTAAGAAAGTTAAAGAAGAGCCGAAAAACGTGGCACAAGTTGAAAAGGAACGGAGCGCAAGTCATGCGGAACTTGAGCTCAATGTTAACGAtttaaaagaggaaaaaaacaACATTGATGAAACAAAGGAAAACAAGATCAATCCCACGAATAAATCATCGAGTCAAAATGTGGATAATGCAGAGGCACGATTGCAagataattctaataaaacaCAAAATAAGTTTACTTTGCAAATTCAAGAAAATGTTAACTCTCACTTGAGTGGATCGACATCGACACAGAAAGAACCATGGGTAATAGattttgatctaataaataaaaaatataatagaaaatattttttaacttttattataaacatttttttttattatacaacaattttaattataaatcatgttgataaattttaattataaaagatttaatctaataaataaaatatataatcgaaaatatataaactcATTTTGATGTGCTTAATCTTTAagatagattaattaaattatatttagtttttaccaaatatatattactattttttcaaaaaattaatgcttttaattttttttttttttttatacagccCCTTCAAATATCTTCGACATCTGAAGATCTACTACCGACCGAAACGGGTGCCGAGGAAACCGTAATGCTTACGCAAATTAAAGAGGAACCTATAGAT encodes:
- the LOC139104842 gene encoding myb-like protein X, translated to MRCCYQLLPCKTSHVEPSSMKRAVPEESNETKRNFFKQESINFGYDPSSYANYSSASSSTPSTIAQPLPGQPPLPPMPPMPPPPSGIPPQPHVYGPVPSQITPIQWAHPHNPWQWIASQASPLPPPTPHDIANTIQREIPLRGSYARRERFPNRNNMYVQRNNFRKNRRMVRFGQPQNQFDQAAYFGAPLTSNLGLEWRRNNYPTTTNDAIMNHMAVSLPNHPIPSIPTGIASNRHTDETEDQDVKIEKVVRKNKQKKLVSQSYVSKPWNREDAEKALKIENEYNMKNKVNAQSLIIKFPDTDLDKDIVGKFHPDILNIHFQNPCGPRYCFIQMAEDVDIDEAIKELEEIKFGVGHLKVEKKSLRDEDNPEEIDPYTLFIGNLPESVKTSEIKSKFPKAQDEETRKMKNTRNILMRYNSVDDAISDYKQAYGLMWDKRNINVRFRRKRGNTCLPEDPKHDVKKVKEEPKNVAQVEKERSASHAELELNVNDLKEEKNNIDETKENKINPTNKSSSQNVDNAEARLQDNSNKTQNKFTLQIQENVNSHLSGSTSTQKEPWPLQISSTSEDLLPTETGAEETVMLTQIKEEPIDYDEKDMYNMSDNDGNVDDDDDDDDEDDDDDDDDEDDVEDPDDSDEDFDDDDEDEDVDDVKNLVFKTKSSGTTRNEEPSDHLDQMFSELENMTGDISFLK